The region AAAGCTTGTCATTCCTGTGGGAGGGGGCCTGGCTCAGCATTTCGCAAGCACAGGCAAGGCAGCACCGTGGAAGCCATCACTGGCTGCGTGCGCCCCCCTTTCCGACTCAATCGAAAGATCAAACGTCTCGCATTGGTTTGGACAAGTCACCTTCGACTTGCATGTGTCCAGGTCTCTATCCCCTTCACAGGAAAACCAGCGACAACAAGTATTGCAACCCGCCTCGACATTGGAGGCGGCTGCAAAGTCCTGTGGAAGCTGGCTTGTTTACGCTGAAACACTCGAAATGAAAAACAGTCGTGTCCTGAATCCAAAAAATCAGGCGGCCACCTCAGTGGCCCGAGCCCCTGCGCAAAACCCTACGGCGTTTCATAGGATTGATCACTCTGCCATCTGCAGCTCAGGGAGCTTCAAGCGAAACACCCGGGTAACCCCCAGCAAACAAATGAACCCTAGCCCCATCCAGACCAAACCGATCATGAACGACATGCTGGACAAGCTTGTCCACAACCAGATGGTGCTCAGGAAGCCCAAGGCTGGAACCCCGCCGTATAGCAGGTAGTTCCGGGCGCCACACAGCTTCTGATTTACCAGGTAATGCTTGATGACCGCCAGGTTCACCGCCGAGAACGCGAAGAGCGCACCGAAGCTGATCATGTTGGCAACAGTATCCAAGGTGATGAACAGTGCAATCAGCGAGACCATGCTGACCAGCATGATCGCGGTGGCTGGCACTCGCTTCTTAGACACTAACCGGCCAAACACACGGGGCAATGCGCCATCCCGTCCCATGGCGAACAGCACGCGAGAGACACTGGCTTGGGAAACCATCGCCGAGGCAAAGCAACCGGCCACATAGGTGGCGGTAAAGACATTCCCCAGCAGTGCCCCGCCTACCCGACGCATCACGTCCAGCGATGCCGAGTCCGGATCAGCAAAAGTGCTCCATTCCGGATATACCATTTGGGCGAAATACGAAACGACGAGAAACAGCAGACCACCGATCAGGCTGACTACCATGATGGCAATCGGGATCTGGCGCCGCGGATTGGGTGTTTCCTCGGCCATGGTCGACACGGCGTCGAAGCCAAGAAAGGACAAGCAAAGTACCGCAGCCCCAGTCATGACCAACGGAACGCTGAAACCTTCATGGTAGAAGGGTTTCAACAGCGAAATCGGCTCTGACTGCTCACCCAGGTTGTGGATCGACAGCGCAACGAATACAACGATGAAGACCAGTTGGACAACAACGAGTATCAAGTTTACCCGGGTGATTGATTCGATGCCGACCAGGTTGAGAAAGGTCACCAGAGCAATGGACCCGACCACCCACACCGCAGCGGGAATCGCTGGGAAGTATTCGGACATGTAGATACCGATCAACAAATAACTAAGCAGCGGCAGGAATATATAGTCCAGCAACAAGGTCCAGCCCGCTATAAAGCCAAAGTAGGTTCCAAAGGCCTTGCGCGTATAAGAGTACACAGATCCCGAATATGGATGCGCCTGCACCATCCGTCCATAGCTATAAGCCGTCAGCAACATGGCGGCAAGAGTCAGCAGGTAGGCGGTAGGTAAATGGCCTCTGGTCATCTGGGTCACCAGCCCATAGGTGGTGAACACCGCCAGCGGGACCATGTATGCCAGTCCGAAAAGAACCAGAGAGGTAAGACTTAAGTTTTGTCTGAACTTGCCAGGCGAAGTAGCTTTCGATGGGGAATGATGGGAAGGAGTATCGGCCACGCTTGTTATTGTATTCATTGCTGACTCCTGGAAATTTGAGTGCAGGACGCCGCGGTATCCGATGAGTTGATACCGTAAGGGGATCATCAGTTGAAGGAGCGGGCTGCCCTATGTCCGGCAGCCCTTGTTCAATCGATATGCACGCAGGGCAATGTGACGCTATCGATCACCACCCCAAACATGGGGTGCTCACAAATCACTTCAGAGTTTTCCTGCGATCCGTGCAGTGCGGTCTACTGCGATGCGGGTCTTTTCAACCAGTTCGTCCAGTTCGCCGCGCGTTGCCACCAGGGCCGGCGCCATGATCATACGGCCCAGAGTCGAACGAATGATCACGCCCTCTTCAAAACCAAAAGTGCGGCACTGCCAGGTCAGATCGTTTTCGTTGGCAAAGCTTTTGCGCGTGGCCTTGTCCTCGGTGAACTGCAAGGCGGCGACCATGCCTGCGCCCTGAATCTCGCCGATCATCGGGTGGTTGGCGAACACCTCCCGGAGGATCTGCTGCAAGTAGGGTCCGGTATCTTCTTTCACCTGCCGGACGATACCTTCATCACGCAGCGCTTTCAGATTGGCAATCGCCACTGCAGCAGCGACCGGGTGCCCAGAATAGGTAAGGCCATGGGCGAAGACGCCACCTTGCTCAACCAACGCATCGGCAATGCGTTTGCCCAGAACCAGGCCACCCATCGGCACGTAGCCTGAGGTCAGGCCCTTGGCTATCGACAGAGTGTCCGGCTCGAAACCGAAGTACTGGTGGGCGAACCAATCGCCCGTACGACCAAACCCACCGATCACTTCATCGGCACACAGCAGCACATCATATTGCCGGCAAATGCGCTGAATTTCCGGCCAGTAGCTTTCCGGCGGAAAGATCATACCGCCTGCGCCCTGGAAGGGCTCGGCGATAAAGCCGGCGACGTTTTCAGCACCCAACTCAAGAATTTTCTCTTCCAGTTGCAGGGCACAACGACGACCGAACTCGGCCGGAGTCAGCTCGCCGCCCTGGGAGTACCAGTAAGGCTCGTCGATGTGCGCCACGTCCGGAATCAGGCCGCCCATCTCGTGCATGAACTTCATCCCTCCCAGCGCCGTGGCCGCCAGCGTCGATCCGTGGTAGCCGTTCCAGCGGCCAATCATGATCTTTTTCTGTGGTTTGCCGACGACCTGCCAGTAACGCCGAACAGTACGGATCAGCACTTCGTTCGCTTCGGAGCCCGAGTTTGTGTAAATGACGTGGCTGTAATGGCCCGGCAAGAGGCTAAACAGTAGTTCAGACAGCTCGATCACTGCCGGGTGGGTGGTGTGGAAAAACATGTTGTAGTAAGGCAACTGGTTCATCTGCGCGGCAGCCGCTGCGGTCAAATCCTTACGACCATAACCGAGCTGGGTGCACCACAGACCAGACATACCATCCAGGTAACGCTTGCCGTCGTTATCCCAGAGATAAAGCCCTTCACCGCGGACCATCACTCGAGGTCCTTCGGCATTGAGCGCCTTTTGATCCAGAAACGCATGGATATGGTGAGCCGCGTCGGATTTTTGATAATCCTGAGTCTGCCGTTTAGGTTCGAATGGTGCATTCATGGCTTTTTTCTCTTATTGGTAGTCATACGAGAGGTAGCAGATCCGGTCAGCGGATCTTGCTCATATAGCTTTCTAAGGGGTCTTTGCTAAGCACGCCCTGGGCCTCGGCCAACGAATCGATGAACAGGGAAAACAGCTCCGATTGCGTGCCAATATCAAGCTTGCAGTAGATGTTTTTACGGTGGGATTTGATGGTGTCTTCCGACACTCCAAGGCGTGCGGCCAGGGAGCGGGTCGAATGGCCACGCAGGATTAGCTGGGCGATCCGGCATTCGCGTTCGGTCAGAAGCGACGAACCGAAGTTGTTCAGTGCCGAGTGGATACGCTGCTCCAGCAGATTTTCAAAGCGGGCGCCCCGCGCATCCAGACTGACAAAATGCTTGCCCAGCAAGGCCAGCACCCAGGGTGCTATGCACTTGAACTGCTGCGTTGTGGCTGCATCCAGTTTTTCCGTGAACGCCAGTGAGACAGCCAGGCTCAGTCCAGGGGATGACTGCAGGATGTAGTTCAACTCATCTTGCAGGTGCGAATGCCGATAAAACGACTGGTAATACTCACTGAGTTCGAAATGGTCGGGAGCGATCTCGCTCAGGTCGTAGCAACCCGAGCTGACGCCCTCTACACAGGCATCGTAAAACGGGTCGAGCAGATAGAACCCGGACAGGTACTGGCGCACGTTGCCTTGCGGCAGCCAGGGACCATCCAGTTCGAAAAGCGCACTGGGCATACCGCCGTGTGGGTACAAGTACAACGTCGTCGCTTGAATGGGACAAATACAACCCAGGGTTTCGAACAGCGTTGCGGCGAATCCCGGTTGACCAATACTCTCGGTCACCTTGGCCATCTGTTCGAACCATTGCGCAGAAACAAGCCGATTGTTTTCCACTTCAAAGACTCGCCGGAAGAACGGTTGGGAGCGACACCAGGTTACTTGTGCCGGGGTTGTAATGATGTTCCCACGCCCGTAAAGCCACCGAAATCACCCGTTAGGGTGAGTCGGCCAAAGGCGCTGACTTCCCCCGTCAACTGCCCCGAAAGCAGGAACGGCACGCTACCCCGGAGAGTGCATGCTGATAGTTTTTTTGCCTGCCACGTCTTAAGACGTGGCAGGCGGGGCGCGCAGCCCTAACGAAGCTGAAACCAGGTGGTTTTCAGTTGTGTGTACTTGTCGAACGAGTGCAAGGAAAGGTCTCGCCCGAAACCGGACTGTTTGCCGCCACCGAAAGGAATGGCGACATCCAGTGCATCCATGGTGTTGACCGAGACAGTACCGGCTTTCAATGCACGGGCCACACGATGAGCGCGATTCAAGTCATCACTCCACACTGATGCCGCCAGGCCATAGATGCTGTCGTTGGCAAGCTTCACCGCCTCCTCTTCGTGGTCGAAGACACTGATCGCCAGCACTGGGCCGAAGATTTCATCACGAGCCAGACTGGAGTTGCTGTCCACGTCAGTGAAGATCGTCGGTTGGATGAAGTTGGAGGAATCATTAATGCGCAGTTGCTCACCGCCTGCCAACAGCTTCGCCCCCTGCCCACAGGCCTGCCCGATCGCACGCATGATGCGCGTGGTCTGCTCACTGTCGACAATCGCCCCCGCGGTACTGGCAGGGTTCAGCGGGTCACCGGGCATCCAGGCTCGAGCTTTGGTGATCAGACGCTCGATGAACTCATCGTGGATGGAACGTTGCACATAGAGCCGGGAGTTAGCAGAACAGACCTCACCCTGGTTGAAGAAAATACCAAATGCGGCTTTCTCCGCTGCCAGGTCCAGGTCCTGGCAATCTTCAAATACCAGGTTCGGGCTCTTGCCACCACATTCCAGCCAGACCTGCTTGAGGTTGGATTGTGCCGAGTACTGCATGAAGTACTTGCCTACCTGGGTCGAACCGGTGAACACAAGGCAGTCCACATCGGGATGCAGACCCAATGCCTTGCCAGCGCTTTCGCCCAGACCCGGAACGACATTTAACACCCCTTCCGGAATACCCGCTTCCAGCGCCAACTGCCCCAGGCGCAAGGCAGAGAATGGTGATTGCTCAGCGGGTTTGAGTACCACGCTGTTACCAGCGGCTAATGCCGGGGCGAGCTTCCAGGCAGCCATATCCAGCGGGAAATTCCACGGCACCACAGCAGCCACTACCCCCAGGGGCTCGCGAGTAATGGTTGCAAGGGCATTGCGCGCGGTAGGTGCGACCTGATCGTAGATTTTGTCCAGAGCTTCTCCATACCAAGCAAACACATTGGCCGCACCAGGCACATCAATGTTGTACGCATCCATGACTGGCTTCCCCATGTTCAGCGAGTCGAGCAGCGCCAGTTCTTCACGGTTGGCCATGAGCAGCTCGGAGAGCCTGATCAGGATTTTCTTGCGCTCCACCGGGGCCATACGCGCCCACGGTCCCTCCTCGAACGCTCGACGAGCCGAGCGCACCGCAAGGTTCACTTCGTCCTCACCGCAAGCGGCAACACGTGCCAGCAGTTGGTTGGTGGCCGGGTTGATTGCCTCGAAGGTCGCCCCCGAAGTACACGCAACCTGCTGGCCTCCGATCAAGGCATTCTCGATGAATGTCTGGCGGGCAGCCCGCTGCTGCCAGTAGTTGAGATCGAACACACGCTACTCCCATGCCGACCGCTGGAGCGGTCAGTTGTTATTGGTTTCGCAGGATGGTGCGCCACTCTCGCAACGAGGCAAAATAGTAAAAATATGCTCGCTCCCCAAGAAAAAGCTCGGTAGCGCAGGGGGAGAGTCTGTAGGTCATACACGTCGCTGCCTGAGACAAGCAGCAAGCGTTGTCAGCTGTCTGACGCTGCCAGCCCGGGCGGCTGGCAGCTTTGGCGTTGGCGAGACTTAAGCCGGCATAACTGCGCTGAAATCCAGACGCCCGTCCTTGAGAGGTGGGCACCAGTAGTAACCGCCATTGAGCGGACGGCTAAAGCGGTACAGCGCATCGGGTATACCGTCTTCCAGGCCGCTCATGCGACGCAGCTGGACTTCGAAGGCATTCAGGTTGCGACTGAAGGATACGAACATCAGCCCCGACTTGCCGTTTTCAGTCCAGGGCATGGAGCGCCGGACGATAAAGGCTTCTGGCGAGAAGCTCTCCTGGGCGGTACGTTTGACGTGAGCCGAGAGAGGGGCGTCGTCGAGCTCTTCGTTGTCGCTTTTGCGTCGACCAATGATGTTGTCCTGCTCTTCGGACGGCAGCGCAGCAAAACCGTTCAAGTCGTGCTGCCACTGCTGGATTGCGACAAAGCTGCCGCCGGCCAGACCCGCTCCGGCGTCAGCCACGATGGCCGCATCGACGGCGGCTTCATCCACCGGGTTTTCGGTGCCGTCTTCATAGCCGGTCAGGTCACGGTCTGAACCGTAGCGGAAACCTTCGGTCACTTGCAGCAGGTGCAAGGCAGGCGCCAGCGCCGTTTCGATGGCCTGACTGCGATGGAGTAATTCACCCCGATCATCGCCCAATAACCATAACCACAGCGCATGCTGGGTCGACGGGTTCTCCACCATTGCGTTAAGGGCCGGAAACACCCGCAGCCCCGGAACTTTCGCACCCAAGGCCAGTACCAGCGGCGAACCCAGACCTGCCACCACGCTTTTGCCATCCACCCACTGCGACAGCGTGTCGAGTGCAGCCGGCAGTGCTTCTACTGACTTAAGGGCAAAAAACATATAGCGCGCCTGACTTGGCACGGGTTGGGCAAGAATGCCTGGCTGGTAGGGACTCATAAAAACTCCTTTTGGAAAGGCCCGAGTTTACCCCTTCGCTGACTGTTTTTCGGCCAACCCGAGGGATTTTTATTCCGCGCCCGGCACTTGCTCTCGGTCATCGCTCAAAACCCGTCGGAAAACCTTGTGGATTGATTTAAGGTGTCCAGCTGTCGCCGCGCTGGCCTTGCTCCAATCGTCATGTGCAGACGACACCATAACCATAAGAAAACTGAGGTATGCCCCATGGCCGCTGAGATCGAATCCAGCCGTTATGCCCGCTTTGCCCTGCGCTGCTCTAACTGGGCCGAGCGCTGGTTCCCTGACTCCTGGGTGTTCGCCGCTGTTGCGGTGATCACGGTGGCACTGGCCACGATGGCAATGGGTGCCAAACCTACAGAGGCCGCCATGGCCTTTGGTGATGGGTTCTGGAGTCTGATCCCCTTCACCATGCAGATGGCCTTTGTCGTGATTGGCGGCTACGTGGTCGCCAGTTCACCGCCGGCAGTGAAACTGATCGATAAACTGGCGAAAGTCCCGAAAAACGGTCGCCAGGCGGTGTGCTGGGTTGCGCTGATTTCAATGGTTGCTTCATTGCTCAACTGGGGGCTATCGCTGGTGTTTGGCGGGTTGCTGGTACGGGCATTGGCCCGTCGCACCAACCTGCGCATGGACTACCGCGCCGCCGGTGCCGCAGCGTATCTGGGGCTGGGCGCAGTGTGGGCTCTGGGGTTGTCTTCATCGGCCGCACAGTTACAGGCCAACCCGGCCAGCTTGCCGCCTTCGATCCTGGCGATCACCGGGGTCATCCCGTTTACTGAAACTATCTTCCTGTGGCAGTCCGGCGTCTTGCTCGGGGCGCTGGTGGTGGTCTCGCTGATCGTGGCCTACGCGACCGCGCCTGGCCCGGACTCGGCACGTGACGCCGCTGCCTGTGGTGTCGACCCGAGCTTCAGCACCCCCAAACTGCCTGAGCGCACACGGCCTGGTGAGTGGCTCGAATACAGCCCGGTTCTGACCATTCTGCTGGTGCTGCTGGCGGCTGGCTGGTTGTTCCACGAGTTCTCGACCAAACCGGCCATCAACGCGATTTCGGGACTCAACACCTATAACTTCCTGTTCCTGATGCTCGGCGCACTGCTGCACTGGCGCCCCCGCAGCTTTCTCGATGCCGTGGCCCGTGCCGTACCGACTACCACCGGGGTGATGATCCAGTTCCCGCTCTACGGCTCGATTGCAGCACTGATGACTCAGGTCAAAGACTCGGACGCCCAAACCCTGGCCCATCACATCTCGACGTTTTTTGTGCAGATTGCCTCCCATGACACCTATGCGTTACTGATGGGCGTGTATTCGGCGGTGCTGGGGTTCTTTATTCCGTCAGGCGGCGGCAAATGGATCATTGAGGCGCCCTATGTGATGCAAGTGGCCAATGATCTGGAATACCACCTGGGGTGGGCAGTGCAGATCTACAACGCGGCAGAGGCCTTGCCGAACCTGATCAACCCGTTCTACATGCTGCCGCTGCTGGGCGTGCTGGGGTTGAAGGCGCGGGACTTGATCGGCTTCTCGTTTGTACAACTGCTGGTACACGCGCCGCTGGTGCTGTTCTTGCTGTGGGCGCTAGGCACAACGCTCGCTTATACGGCCCCGGTAATGCCATAAGCCGATAACAGCAAGCCTGTAGGGGCGGGCTGGCTTGCGATGCAATCAACGCGGTGTTTCTGAATATCCGCAGTGATCCCGTCGCGAGCAAGCCCGCTCCTGCAGAGACCTTAAACGGGCCGCAAGCGGTATTGCGGTGGCAGTTGATCCAGGCCGCTGATGGTGGTGTTCAGGCTTTTCCAGCGGCCGTCCTTGATCCCGTAAATGCAGCCGTGCACCGACAGCTTCTGCCCGCGATGCCAGGCATTCTGCACAATATTGGTATGCCCGACGTTGGCCACTTGCTGGATCACGTTGAGCTCACACAGACGGTCTACACGCTCTTCTTCGGTCGGCAGTTGCGCCAGCAGTTCTCGATTTTCGTAATACAGATCACGGATGGAACGCAGCCAGCCATCAATCAGGCCCAGTTGCTGGTCTTTCATGGACGCGCGTACACCACCGCAGCCGTAGTGTCCGGTGACCAGAATATGTTTGACCTTCAATACATCGACTGCGTACTGGATCACCGACAGGCAGTTGAGGTCGGTGTGCAGCACCACATTGGCCACATTGCGGTGAACGAAAAGATCCCCGGGCAGCATGCCGACAATCTCGTTGGCCGGTACTCGCGCATCCGAACAACCAATCCATAGGTATTCCGGCGTTTGCTGGCGAGCCAGCTTGGCGAAGAAATCGGGATCTTCCTGCTTGATCGCATCGGCCCAGCGCTCGTTGTTATCAATCAGATCTTGTAGTTCGTTCATGCGGTTTAGCCTCAAAGAGTTGATGCGCAACTGTGACAACCGACCGACGGTCGGGGTCACGCGGGCCAATGCCAAAACCGGTACTCGGACAGGCGGAATCTTCAGGGGGGTCTACAGTCCACCGTATTAAGGCCCCACAGTATGAGGAATTACCATGGCTGATTCACGTCGTCCGTATGGAGTACAACAACCTGCCGACATCGACGATACCGAAGATCGTATGGGCTCCCTGGAACCGCTGGACTTTGATGATGATGAAACACACGAGCCCATCAGTGATCTGTTCACCGACGAAGAGCACGAGCGGCATGTCGCAGGCCATCGTGCACGCAATGCGGGTTTGAGCGGTGCTGCCATGCCGGGGCGAGATTCGAATGCTGACGATCTCGATCCCGAGATGCTGATCCCTGAAGACGGTGCCCGGGATGCCGAAGAAGCCGCCGAAGGCCGTAACGTCCCTGCGGACTGGGACCTGAGCGTGGTGAATGAGGATCAAATCGGCGGCGGTGACGGACTGGATGAAGCAGAACTGGCAGATATTGATCCGGTAGGACGCAAGCCTGAATAACCTGCGCTCCTCCTGCAGGAGCGAGGGTGCTCATGCAGGGGGGTAATACTTCTGGAGTTAATCTACCAGCGTACAGGCCATGACCACAGCATCTTCACGTCCGCCGACCGCCGGGTAGTAATCGCGACGACGGCCAATTTCGTTGAAGCCATAGCGCTCGTACAACTTGAACGCGGCCGTGTTGCTGTCACGCAGCTCGAGGAAGCACTCGCGGGCGTTGTGCTGGTAGGCAATCGACATCAGGTGCTCAAGCAACTTGAGACCCAGGCCACGGCCCTGGCTTTCCGGTTTGACCGTGATGTTCAGCAAATGGGCTTCATCAAGGATGATTTGCACCACGCCATGCCCCACTTGCTGCTCACCTTCGAACATCAGCCAGATGTGGTATTTGCCCAGCCCGTCGAGAAAAATGCCGCGCGTCCACGGATGGCTGAAAGCGGCGTATTCAACTTTCAAGACCGCATCAAGGTCCGCCTCGATCATCGGGCGGAAGGTTACAGCGTCACTCATCGTTTTGTT is a window of Pseudomonas taetrolens DNA encoding:
- a CDS encoding APC family permease: MNTITSVADTPSHHSPSKATSPGKFRQNLSLTSLVLFGLAYMVPLAVFTTYGLVTQMTRGHLPTAYLLTLAAMLLTAYSYGRMVQAHPYSGSVYSYTRKAFGTYFGFIAGWTLLLDYIFLPLLSYLLIGIYMSEYFPAIPAAVWVVGSIALVTFLNLVGIESITRVNLILVVVQLVFIVVFVALSIHNLGEQSEPISLLKPFYHEGFSVPLVMTGAAVLCLSFLGFDAVSTMAEETPNPRRQIPIAIMVVSLIGGLLFLVVSYFAQMVYPEWSTFADPDSASLDVMRRVGGALLGNVFTATYVAGCFASAMVSQASVSRVLFAMGRDGALPRVFGRLVSKKRVPATAIMLVSMVSLIALFITLDTVANMISFGALFAFSAVNLAVIKHYLVNQKLCGARNYLLYGGVPALGFLSTIWLWTSLSSMSFMIGLVWMGLGFICLLGVTRVFRLKLPELQMAE
- a CDS encoding aspartate aminotransferase family protein; the encoded protein is MNAPFEPKRQTQDYQKSDAAHHIHAFLDQKALNAEGPRVMVRGEGLYLWDNDGKRYLDGMSGLWCTQLGYGRKDLTAAAAAQMNQLPYYNMFFHTTHPAVIELSELLFSLLPGHYSHVIYTNSGSEANEVLIRTVRRYWQVVGKPQKKIMIGRWNGYHGSTLAATALGGMKFMHEMGGLIPDVAHIDEPYWYSQGGELTPAEFGRRCALQLEEKILELGAENVAGFIAEPFQGAGGMIFPPESYWPEIQRICRQYDVLLCADEVIGGFGRTGDWFAHQYFGFEPDTLSIAKGLTSGYVPMGGLVLGKRIADALVEQGGVFAHGLTYSGHPVAAAVAIANLKALRDEGIVRQVKEDTGPYLQQILREVFANHPMIGEIQGAGMVAALQFTEDKATRKSFANENDLTWQCRTFGFEEGVIIRSTLGRMIMAPALVATRGELDELVEKTRIAVDRTARIAGKL
- a CDS encoding helix-turn-helix transcriptional regulator; translation: MAKVTESIGQPGFAATLFETLGCICPIQATTLYLYPHGGMPSALFELDGPWLPQGNVRQYLSGFYLLDPFYDACVEGVSSGCYDLSEIAPDHFELSEYYQSFYRHSHLQDELNYILQSSPGLSLAVSLAFTEKLDAATTQQFKCIAPWVLALLGKHFVSLDARGARFENLLEQRIHSALNNFGSSLLTERECRIAQLILRGHSTRSLAARLGVSEDTIKSHRKNIYCKLDIGTQSELFSLFIDSLAEAQGVLSKDPLESYMSKIR
- a CDS encoding aldehyde dehydrogenase, whose amino-acid sequence is MFDLNYWQQRAARQTFIENALIGGQQVACTSGATFEAINPATNQLLARVAACGEDEVNLAVRSARRAFEEGPWARMAPVERKKILIRLSELLMANREELALLDSLNMGKPVMDAYNIDVPGAANVFAWYGEALDKIYDQVAPTARNALATITREPLGVVAAVVPWNFPLDMAAWKLAPALAAGNSVVLKPAEQSPFSALRLGQLALEAGIPEGVLNVVPGLGESAGKALGLHPDVDCLVFTGSTQVGKYFMQYSAQSNLKQVWLECGGKSPNLVFEDCQDLDLAAEKAAFGIFFNQGEVCSANSRLYVQRSIHDEFIERLITKARAWMPGDPLNPASTAGAIVDSEQTTRIMRAIGQACGQGAKLLAGGEQLRINDSSNFIQPTIFTDVDSNSSLARDEIFGPVLAISVFDHEEEAVKLANDSIYGLAASVWSDDLNRAHRVARALKAGTVSVNTMDALDVAIPFGGGKQSGFGRDLSLHSFDKYTQLKTTWFQLR
- a CDS encoding Dyp-type peroxidase; this translates as MSPYQPGILAQPVPSQARYMFFALKSVEALPAALDTLSQWVDGKSVVAGLGSPLVLALGAKVPGLRVFPALNAMVENPSTQHALWLWLLGDDRGELLHRSQAIETALAPALHLLQVTEGFRYGSDRDLTGYEDGTENPVDEAAVDAAIVADAGAGLAGGSFVAIQQWQHDLNGFAALPSEEQDNIIGRRKSDNEELDDAPLSAHVKRTAQESFSPEAFIVRRSMPWTENGKSGLMFVSFSRNLNAFEVQLRRMSGLEDGIPDALYRFSRPLNGGYYWCPPLKDGRLDFSAVMPA
- a CDS encoding short-chain fatty acid transporter, which codes for MAAEIESSRYARFALRCSNWAERWFPDSWVFAAVAVITVALATMAMGAKPTEAAMAFGDGFWSLIPFTMQMAFVVIGGYVVASSPPAVKLIDKLAKVPKNGRQAVCWVALISMVASLLNWGLSLVFGGLLVRALARRTNLRMDYRAAGAAAYLGLGAVWALGLSSSAAQLQANPASLPPSILAITGVIPFTETIFLWQSGVLLGALVVVSLIVAYATAPGPDSARDAAACGVDPSFSTPKLPERTRPGEWLEYSPVLTILLVLLAAGWLFHEFSTKPAINAISGLNTYNFLFLMLGALLHWRPRSFLDAVARAVPTTTGVMIQFPLYGSIAALMTQVKDSDAQTLAHHISTFFVQIASHDTYALLMGVYSAVLGFFIPSGGGKWIIEAPYVMQVANDLEYHLGWAVQIYNAAEALPNLINPFYMLPLLGVLGLKARDLIGFSFVQLLVHAPLVLFLLWALGTTLAYTAPVMP
- the can gene encoding carbonate dehydratase; the protein is MNELQDLIDNNERWADAIKQEDPDFFAKLARQQTPEYLWIGCSDARVPANEIVGMLPGDLFVHRNVANVVLHTDLNCLSVIQYAVDVLKVKHILVTGHYGCGGVRASMKDQQLGLIDGWLRSIRDLYYENRELLAQLPTEEERVDRLCELNVIQQVANVGHTNIVQNAWHRGQKLSVHGCIYGIKDGRWKSLNTTISGLDQLPPQYRLRPV
- the rimI gene encoding ribosomal protein S18-alanine N-acetyltransferase, with translation MSDAVTFRPMIEADLDAVLKVEYAAFSHPWTRGIFLDGLGKYHIWLMFEGEQQVGHGVVQIILDEAHLLNITVKPESQGRGLGLKLLEHLMSIAYQHNARECFLELRDSNTAAFKLYERYGFNEIGRRRDYYPAVGGREDAVVMACTLVD